AAAATGTTGTTGCATGGCTTGCAACGTAGGATCAATTTGATTGTTCtcagtagaatccatcctcgCAGTTCcctcgtgtatcacacaaaaatacacctcacaaaacactcgtgtatatcactcgttggcttttacctccccttaaataatctcaccactcaagtcttttaccactctttctcttttgcaaagataacacaagtaaaaaaaacaaatcaagaacaaacaagaactaataacgaccaaccaaacttcagcccttgaatgaaggatgaaaggaaatggtcaagaaaaaaatatgagGTGGGTCAAAATCCCTCCAAACGGTAAATTCTAGAttgagaagctctcccttctctctagaattcgccctctcttcctccctcccctttgagggaggtgaaatgtgattgttgcatcccaCAAATGGTGAAGGTCGGTGATAAGTATTCGGAGGGGGATGCCGCGGCCTTGATTCACCCGGTGCAGCCCATCTCCTCGCCGGAATGGAACTTCCACTCAATAGCACGGGCAAAAATAAAAAGGGTTGGCACGCCGCACCCGGAGAAATCACGACGTGCCCTCAAACGCGTCGGCCTCAAAACTGGTTCGGAGGTTAGtagggctaagaagaagatggtcttTGAAATGGCTAATTGCATCTTCGCCAAACACCATGGAGAAGAAAATGAGTCGCCGGAAAATAAGAGAGTCCTTATTGGGGAAATGTTGAGCACTTTAGCTCAAATGGCAAAGGATGGGAATGCTCCAAAGCGTGAAAGGGTTGGGCTCGACCACGAGGCGGTGGCCGGATCGTCGCCGGCGCCGGATGGCTGGAATCTTGGTGAAGCACGAAAGGAGTTAAAGTTGGTCAACCACCCATGCTAGATGTTGGGGTGGCATGTGAGGGTGTGGTTGCATGTGACTCTCAAAAGGAGGATAGGCCAAACTCCACTTTGCATGGGCAAGGATTTGTTGGTCCATTTTTGGAAAATGCCAGtttgaattcaaatgaaacaacATGTGCCACACATTCTCCCTCACCTCATCTCGTCTTGGATAAATGCAAGGGGGACCGAGTTCCCGGTGCTCAGCCGCCGGAATCCTCGCCGAAAAAGCTGGCGTCGCCGGCGAAAACTTGGAAGGCGGCGAAAGAACCCCTCGTCCACGTGGGGATGGGGCCCGTGGAGGGATCATCAGCCGCGCACAACCCACAAAAGGACGAGCCAATCGTCTTGGACGCCGGAAAGATCAAAGCCTTGGGGATAGCCGGATGTTTTGAAGGTACACCATCCCTTTCCTTTTCCGATTTAGAAACGGATTACCTCTCagagaagctagggctagccATTGTTGGATAGTTCTCCCATTCGCTCCCATCcacatatcaaattaaaaaaaccctaGGATGGTTGGGATTAGTTGGCTCATTctcttggaaatacttgaatgctaagcacatTTTACTCCAATTCCAAGAGGTGGCCGACTATGCTAAGGTTTTAAATGGTCCTAACGGGAGTTCGAATAGGTATGTTGGTAtccacccgatgagggtgttcaaatgggcgccggattttgatACCTTCTTTGAAACGCCGATTGTTGCCATTTAGTGTAACATCATTGGAATCCCGACCCATCTATTTGAGGAATCGGCTATCATGGCAATCGGTAAACTCCTAGGCAAGCCATTACAAGCCGACCACGCCACAATTCATCAAACCCGTCTCTCCTTCGCTAGGATATgtgtagagattgacatctctatcCCCCCAACGGAAGAGATTATCATCAATATCCGAGGAAAAGAATCAAtatacaaagtggcatgggaccatATTCCGTTGTTTTGTGCCATTtataagcatgttgggcacgtgAAAGATGATTGTCACGCATCGGAAAGGAAGTCACGTGGAGGAGGCAAGGATAGCCGTGGACCAACAAAGGAGGCTTACTCGAACCTTGTCCCCAAGGCCACCCGCCGAGAGTGGCGTCCAAAGGCGTCGACTAGGGTTGGCACTTCACCGAACATTGATCACAAGAACAAGGGGAAAGAAAGTGCCCACCAAGAGGAGAACAAGGAGGGCACAATGGATGCCGATCCGCCGAGCTCAAGAGCGGcctttgggagtcaaccaagtgtggattccaattggtgtcacggaaaaggaaaggaaaggcTCATAAGGGAGAAACGCACTCCAAAGCTCAACACATCGATTACTAGCGCTCAAAAGACAACGTGGCTACGATTTCATATCTTTGAGATGAACCTAGCGCGAACGAGCCGAGCACTTGCTCAATGAATgtctcatgtgggctccccgaccgggagaaggaaggcttcatcAAGGAACCTGATCCGGGAGGGACTATCCATGGcgggggtatccctattgctGGTCTCAATTGAGGGATGAAGTTATGTTTTGTGATGGGAAGGTTCCGTCATTTCAATTGTAATAGAATTGctaagagtacattgatgaccactctgattgatagggaggccctcgttgtactctaattggttgtTGCGAATCGTCACTTTTGGGGGATTCGGTGTTTTGTTTGTTCGTTACAATTGACTTTGGCAATGCACAAGTGTGtgtccgcctcaaccctccacCTTCGTGgtgtttatataaaaaaaaggagtCTCTGCAAAGTATAAGGTAAGAGATGAGATCAAAGTGGCAGCATGCCTTGAGTCCGCCAAGTAAGGAAAAGAGGAAAACAAATCCCCTCATCATTAAATAAATCCAATAAGAATGAGATCATCAAGATCCCTCATCCCCAAGAATTTCACAATTAAGGCAATGGAAGCCTATTAGGAAAATCTACAAGGGGAAGCAACCCCTAAATACAACTCTTCAAAAGAcagagagagaagctctcccttctctctagaattcgccctctctttctccctccccttcgagggaggtgaaatgtgattgttgcatcccaCAAATGGTGAAGTCCGGTGATAAGTCGTCGGAAGGGGTTACCGCGGCCTTGGTTCACACGGCGCAGCCCCTCAACTCGCCGGAATGGAATTTCCACTCAATTGCACGGCCAAAAACAAAACGGGTTGGCACACCGCACCCGGAGAAGTCACGACGCGTCCTCATACTCGCCGGGCTAGAAGTTAGTTCGGTGGTTAGTAGGGCTAAGAAAACGATGGTCTTTGAAATGGCTGATTGTCTCTTCGCCAAACACCATGGAGAAGATAAGAGGCCGCCGGAAAATGAGCAAGCCCTCATTGGGGAGATGTTTAGCTCTTTAGCTCAAATGGCAAAGGATGGGAGTGCGCCGGCGGGTGGAAGGGATAGAACTGCCGGCGAGGGGGTGGCCGGAATGTCACCGGCGCCGGCTGGTCGGAGTCATGAGGATCTACGCTTGGAGTGTGAGTTGGTCAACAATGTGGACATTGCAAGTACAATTTCCCACGTGAAGAGGCTTGGGGATGGGTTGGCATGTGATGGTTTGGATGCATGTGACTCACACAAGGAGAAAGAGACAAAGGCCACTTTACATGGGAAAGAATACGATGGTCCATTTGTGGAAggtgccattttgaattcaaaatcagcaCCTTGTGCTATCCATCTCCCTTTTGGCAACGATGGAGGCAAGGGGGACCGCACCCCCGACGCATGGCCGCCGGAGTTCTCGCCGGAAAACTTGGTCTCGCCGGCGAACGCTTGGAAGGAGGCCAAAGACCTCTTCTCACATTGGGGGACGGGGTCCATGGTGGGGGCTCCAGACCCACACATTTCTTGTAAGGCCAAGCCAATCACTCTTGACGCCGGCAAGGCCAAGCCTATGGGGACGGCCAGCTGCCACGAAGGTATCCCATCTCTCTCCTTTACCGATTTAGAAACGGAATATCTCTCAGAAAAACTAGGATTAGCCATAGTCGGGAAGTTCTCCCATTCGCTCCCTACTACGCCTCAAATTCAAAAGAGTGTTGGGGGCATGGGGTTAGTTGGCTCCTTCatttggaaatacttgaatgctaagcatatcTTACTCCAATTCCAAGATGTGGCTGATTATGCCAAGGTGTTAAATGGTCCTAATGGAAATCCGGTATGGTATATTGATAttcatccgatgagggtgttcaaatgggcaCCGGATTTTCATACGTTCTTCGAGTCGTCGATCGTTGCCGTGTGGTGTAATATCATGGGAGTCCCGTCCTACCtatttgaggaatcggccctcatggcgatcggcaagctcCTAGGCAAGCCGTTCCAAGCGgatcatgccacaatcaatcaaacccggctctcctttgctaggatatgtgtGGAGATTGATATCTCCAACCCCCCGACGGAGGAAATCATTctaaacatcctaggcaaagaATCAAGACACAAAGTGGCATGGAATtgtatcccattgttttgcgagaattgtaagcatgtaAGGCACATCATTGATGAATGTTATGCATTGGGAAGGAAGGGACGAGCAGGAGGCAAGGTCCACCGAGCATCAACAAAGGTGTTCCATCCTAGCCATGTCCCCAAGACCATTCGCCGAGAGTGGCGTCCAAAAGTGGCGACTAGGGTTGGCACCTCACCGAACAGTGACCACACGAAAAAGGAGAACGAAAGTGACAACCAAGAGGAGAACAAGGAGGGCACAATGGATGCTGATCCGCGGAGCTCAAGAGCGTcctttgggagtcaaccaagtgtggatgaggatgggTTCTAATTGGTGTCACGGAAAAGGAAAGGCAAGGATCGTAAGGGAGAAACGCACTCCAAGGCTCAACACATTGATCACTGGCGCTCAAAGGACAATGTGGCTATGGTTTCATTTGATCGAGATGAACCTAGCGTGAACGAGCCAAGCACTTGCTCAATGAGTGTCTCATTTGGGCTCCCCGaccgggagaaggaaggcttcatcgaggaacttgatccgggagGGATTATCCATCGcgggggtatccctattgcgggtctCAATTGAGGGATGGAGTTATGTTTTGTGATGGGAAGGTCCCGTCATGGTAATTGTAATAGGATTGctaagagtacattgatgaccactctagttgatagggaggccctcgtGGTACTCTAATTGGTTGTTGCGAATTGTCACTTTTGGGCGATTCGGTGTTTTGATTGTCCGTTGCAATTGactttggtaatgcacaggtgtgggtccgccttaaccctccacccccGTGGTGCTTTAAAAAAAAGCAACCCTTAACTATAATTGGAAATTTCAGATCAGCCCCAATAGCCAGAAGCTCGGCTATAAATACGACCTTCCACCACCTCCTTCTTCCACATACGAAATATCACAAATATTGGAAGCACAACAGGGAGAGCAAGGAGTGGTGGCAGGAGGTTAGATTCTTCCATATGCTCTTTAATCTTGTTTCTAACTATAGTAGTGATGTTGGTTGGAGTGAATTCTTGCTCTAAGTTGAATATGAAGAAGAactaatattttcttttattctagCTTTGAGTTTTGAACTTTTGATTGAAACTTTTGATGGAATATGACTTAATTATTGAtttcttatactccctccgttctgcggtagttgagtcgtttcattttctgcactcatttcgaaaaaatgatagtaaatagataaaatagagtaagagtaaagtaagagagagaataaattagataagacccttctctatattattttctctcttactttacttattCTTCActctaattaatttttattattttttcaaaacgagtacaaaaaatgaaatgactcaactaccgttGAACGGATGGAGCATAATTTAAGCATGAAGACAATTAATAATTTGAGGGTTTTATATTTCTTATGAATATGTGTAATTTGGAAATTGGTGCAATTTCTTGAAATTTTCCACCAAAAAAACCTTGTTTTTATATAGATTTACCGTAACATATCTATAGATTTGTAAAAGAACCTAGGCATGATCCATCATAAAGCACCTATGTCACTTAACAAATTATCCTGAATGTGACACTATCTCCGAAATGAAAATATTATATCTgacattttattaaaacaagttttttttttggaagaatcaagtggattacctccatttttttattacaaTTGGACCAATCTTTCTAATGCTAGGGGaacaaaaaacaatttacatCACACCCTATTACAATTACACCACAAGAGTAGATAGGGGTCAAGCCGAGGATGGACCGACACCCACATACTCTACGGCGTCCGGTACGAAGCAAGATCGGTGGGCCACATTCCGAGCCTCGAGCTACTCACGGTCATCATCTCTCACCCGAATATTGGGGACTCCCAATTCATCCATTCGGGTGATGGCTCTGATCATTCTTGGAACATTCTGTGGAGACATATGTTGGAAAGTATCTTGTTCcaatcccattttggcgagcatATCAGCCGCTTTGTTGCCTTCCCTATGTATGAAGGTGGCACGGAATATATGTCTACGTTTGAAGCCATGTAAACGGGCCATGACGCGGCGAACTTGTGCTGGCCCCCAAGTAGTACCATTGAGCAACTTAATAGCTTGTTCCGCATCTGATTCGATCCATATGGGTTGGTTGAAGGCCTTCGCTACCTCCAACCCATGGTGTATGGCCATGAGCTCAGCCTCTAGAGCCGAGTGGGCGACGAGGGGGGTTGAGAAGGCTGCTAGTAGCTTCCCATCGTGGTCCCGAACTAAACCCCCCCTCATCCCTTGTTTGTTGCCTCGAAGATCGCATCGTCcgtgttaagcttgatccaCGTGTGTTTcggggggtgccacttaacCGGCATGACTAGCGGTCTCGGCCCCCTTGTCTCGGGGTGATTCGGGGGATTCATTCTGAGTTTCACTCcattccaatgcttcggctttaTGTGTTCATTGGCCATGTTGTTGTGGATGAACATTTGAACCTGCCAAACAACGTTGTACGGTTTGAACTGAGTTTGCTCATGTCGGCTCCTGTTCCTCTCCGCCCAAAGAAACCACAGAATGAGGAGCATGACTCGACTAAGGTGTCTCCTATCGTGCTGTTGGATCCTTAAAGACCACACTTGCAACCTGTCCGGAATGGTGTCGTTCACCCTAAGGGATGGGGCCGAACCTTCGAACCAACAGTCGAACTCCCTCCATACACATGCTGCTCCCCACCCCcggatgaagagatgttggagggactcggtgTTAGGCCTCCATGGGCAGCATTGACATTTCGACGCAAGCTCTatcttcctccattggagcttGGAATCGACTGGGATCCTATTTGACAAGAGTCGCCAATTAAAGAttgcaatggattttgtgaggCTAGCCCTCCAAATGTCGTCGAGACCTTGGATTCTTGGCCTCTGCGTGAGTATAGTCTCCCAAGTACTAGCCAGCGAGAACTCCCCGAGCCGAGAGAGCTTCCATCGAGGGACGTCCGGTTCTCCCACAACGATTGGAGTATCAAGGATTTGTGTTATAACCTCTTGTGGCATTCCGGCCTGGTTGTGAAGTTGGAGTAGCTTAGCCTCGTCCCAAGTTCCATCCCTAATGTAGTCCGAGACCTTGGCCGTTGGGGCACCCCTATCGTCAAGACAGATTTCGCGAAGGGGAGAGtcaccaagccaaatgtcatcccaaaagtaggcaACACCCTGACCGATCACCCATCTAATGTGCGGATTTGCTTGATTTCTCACTTTCATTAACCGTTTCCATGTCGGGTCGTTTCTCCCCGAAGGGGAGGCCGCAAGGGGGGAGTTGTTATGACAATACTTGGCCTTCATGTACCTAGCCCATAGGGAGTTTTGCTCTCGGAACCTCCGCCATAGTTTGATACTGAAGGCTCGTAGGACTTCTTTGGACTTACGAATGCCGAGACCCCCTTCAGGAGTGGGGAGGCAGATCTGAtcccacccaatccaatgtgtctttttCTCTCGGTTGACGATCCCCAGAAAAATCGAgccatctgctgatccaattgtTTAAGGGCCCCGGACGTTGGTTCGATGGCCTGGAAAATGTGCAGCGGCACCGCTTCAAGTGTGCTTTGGAGTAGGGTAAGCCTACCTCCAAATGAGAGGTGTCGATGAGCCCACCTCGAGATTCATgcagcaatcttttcccgaaggaacataaacatatctatacgtttgacaccacgataaATAGGAACCCCAAGGTACAAAAAAGGGAAGGTACCTCGTGCGAAGCCTCATTCATTTTGTATTAGGTTGGCGCAACCTTCATGTTGTTCGGCAATGTAGAAATTGCTTTTTGCCAGGTTAATCTGCTGTCCGGAAACCCCCGCGTATGCCTCCAAGCATGTCCGAAGCTGCTGAAGAGGTCCCTCCGCTGCTTGTGTAAATATCACAATGTCATCGGCGTAGGCGAGGTGACTTATTTCCATGCAGTGGCGAGCAGCTCTAAAAGTCATCtctttctttcccaaaatgAGCTTGTCTAATTCCCTTGAGAGGTAGTCAGCTGCAATCACAAAAAGTGCCGGGGATATTGGATCTTCTGGTCTGAGGCCGCGGGTGGACTTAAAAAACCAGGAGGGGACGCCATTGACcagcaccgagaaccaacacgagCCCACACATCTCTCAATCATAGAAACCCACGGGGCCGGGAAACCCATCCGGCGTAGCACTTTCAAAAGGAAGGGCCATTGTACTCGGtcgtaggccttagccatatcgatTTTGACCGCAACATTAGGGGCTGGTGCACATCTcgagagctcatggaacatctcctgtgccaaaatgacattgtcattgaggagccgtcccttcataaatccactctggtttggtgagataaccatagggatgagcgaagtcattctcttcgacattatctttgtgataatcttgttgacgacgttgcacaggctaatggggcggtagtcgctccacgactccggcactagcttttttgggatgaggatgcttgtggccgtgactCTACGTGGGAGGTAAGCAGCTCCGAAGAATTGACCAATTGCCGCCACCACGTCCGGCCCAACCGTCGCCCAACAGGCCTGGTAGAATAAAGCCGTGAATCCATCCGGCCCTGGGGCACTATCCCCGGAGATGTCAAAAACAGCTTTTCTAACTTCATTTGCGGACGTGGGCTCGGGTAGTGCAGCCACTTCATCCGAGGGTGGGAGTTGGTGAATCAAACCAAGGTCTGGCTCGGAAAGTGTGAGGGGGCCCGGGGCCAGGAggtcttggaagaactccaccgcCGAGTTTCTGATCTCCATTTCATCTGAGATCTCCCGGCCGcccacattgatcttgtggatgcgcaTGCGAATCCTTTTTTGCttgacccaactttggtagaatttaGTATTCTTGTCGCCCTCCCCTAGCCATCTTAGGATAGCCTTTTGGCGCCAGAAATCACTTCGAATTTACTCGGCGATGCATCTATTGATCTATGTCCTGTTCTCCGGGGTTGGCCTTCCTTCGAAATCACTTTGGGCCATTGCGATTTTCGCCTCCATATCCCTGAGGTTGTTATGAATGTTCCCAAAAGTCTACTTGTTCCACACCTTTAGGGTTCTCTTTAACCGAGCAAgtttgatttggaaattgagGAGGCCTTCGGACTCCGTCGGTTGGATCCAATCTCCCCGTACAAGGTCTTCCCCCGGTGTTGTTGCTTGTCACTTTGCATCTTACCAATACAGGCCCGTgttccgaggcaatccggggcagGTTCGTCACCCGAGTAGTTTCCAAACTTTGTGCCCACCTTTCGTTCACAAGGATTCTATCCAATCTTTCgaagaggccattcttggcccacgtGAACTTCGACCCATCAAAGCCCGGGTCTAGTATCCTGCAGTCCTCAATGGCCtccgcaaagtccaccatttcgGCTTGGCGGTTTGTGTCACTCCCTACTCTGTCTCGCGGAtggagaatggtgttgaagtcccctccgatCATCCAAGGTGTGCCCTCCATGAGTATAGAACACTCCCTCAATTCATCCCATAAATGGAGTCGTTCGGACCTAGTGCATTTTGCGTAAATCGCCGAGACACACAAGTGGCTAGCTAGGCGAGGGGATCCAAAACCGCCGAATAAGGCCTGATCCGTATCTCTCTCGGCCACGAAGTTGGCCCCCTCCTCAACGAACACCCAAATCTTCCCATTTCTATTCGAGCCTTGAAAAGCCAGCCCCAAAGCCTTAGAGAACTTCTCCGGGTTAGAGCGTgtgagcggctccattattgcaagaaaatgaatGTTATgagttttaattattcttttaagaacattttgggtaggcgcgttagcaactcccctaacgttccaaaacataaagTTGACAGACATGATTAATGGGGAAGTATCGTACCCTGTGACCGTGAGAGGTCCCCCTAAAATTCCACCATTTGTAGTTGTTCCTCTCCTAGGTACTCCTCCTCATTCATGAGCATAGGATCTTCTCCATCGGCTGCATGAGTGGTTCGGGGTATCCCCTCTAcatctccctccccctccaatCCATCATCATCTTCTAAGAATAAACTCCTCGGGAGGTGGCTTCGTGAAATGACTCAACATGCCTACATTCCATGCAATAACACACCTCACTTTTATGCCCAACATGCCTACATTCCATGCAATAGGCCGGGATCTTGTGCCATTTCACTTTTTGCACCGTCTCACGTCCACAAATATCCAGAATAAACTCCTCGGGAGGTGGCTTCGTGATGTCAATCTCAATGCAAATACGAGCAAACGAGAGTCTcgacttgttggccgtagcACGATCCACTTGTATCGGGGTTCCAAGCAATTTACCGATGGCAAAAAGGGCGGAGTGATCAAAAAGGTGGATTGGGAGGCCAATGagattgcaccaaattgccgcgatcGGTGACTCGCAATACGCATCAAAATCtggggaccatttgaaaaccCTCATGGGATGACGATCAATAAACCACACCGGAGTGCCTTTCGGTCCACTAAGCAATCAggcataatccgccatatcctcaaattgaacaagtatatgcttagcattaatatatttccatgtaaaacctcgagtgaatttgatattatctaaggcattttgtatttggtatgaagtgggaatagagtgggagaacttacccacaatggcgtgcccaAGGCTCGTGGCTAGTATTAGgacttccgctccggagaagtaaattgCCGGGATGCCATTAGAAGTGGTCGCAAAGCTAATATTTGGAATGTTCTCCGGCTCAAACACTTTCGGCCCTTCGGGGTTCAGCGACACCCGAACCATATCCGCCATGTTCTTGGGTGCGCTTGTGTGCCACACGCCATCCTCATTTCCTTCGGGTCGGAGGTTACTCAATGGGGCCTTGTGCGGTGCCACCCAAGCGTTGCCTACTGGCTCAGAACCAGCCAAAGCTTGGCGCCCACGGTGCTCGAGCACGTCGGGCATCGATGTGTCATCATCAGCCGGCCTCCCGTCCGCATCCGAGGCCTTGTTATCGATTGTCGTGGAAGCCTTGTTGGGTTGCCGTGACTCGATGTGGTGGAGCATCCGGCTTTGGAGGTTGGCTCGGATGCGGCCGACCACTTTCAAAGCCATCTCGGATTTTGC
This portion of the Salvia splendens isolate huo1 chromosome 10, SspV2, whole genome shotgun sequence genome encodes:
- the LOC121752885 gene encoding uncharacterized protein LOC121752885, whose product is MRGGLVRDHDGKLLAAFSTPLVAHSALEAELMAIHHGLEVAKAFNQPIWIESDAEQAIKLLNGTTWGPAQVRRVMARLHGFKRRHIFRATFIHREGNKAADMLAKMGLEQDTFQHMSPQNVPRMIRAITRMDELGVPNIRVRDDDRE